Part of the Virgibacillus natechei genome is shown below.
GCTTAGGCTTAAATTTATCATATAAATTTTTAAACGAAATAAACAATAGATACGCTGCTCCCAAAGCTTGAACTTGCCATACATCAACAAGAAACGAGATGATAAATAAGGAACCGAGTCGCAGAACGAATGCTCCCGCCAATCCATAAAATAAAGCGCGCTTTCGTTGTTTTTCTGGAAGATGTTTAACCATGATTGCTAAAACCAATGCATTATCTGCTGCCAACAGCCCTTCAATACCGACTAAAATGACCAAGACCCATAAGTACTCTATCAATAACTCTACTTCCATGTTTATTCTCCTTATAAAAAAATGGTCCTACCAACCGATAAGAACCATCTTAGAAAACTTGGTTGTCACCAAGCCTTTAGGTGACAACCCTAGTTGCACTTATGCAGTAAGAAAGTTTTTATACTTTCTTAACTGCAAAAAAAGACCCTTACCAGTTAGTGGTAAAGGTCTCGCAAACAACAACAGTTGCCAATTAAGCCGGAGAAATAATCTCGTAATGACGACGTTAATTGTACAGCTACTCCCCTTTAGGAATATTATTCTATTACCTTAAGTAAACTCCTTTTTGCGTAAAATGTCAAATCTATTTTTCACTAAAAGATCGTATCTCATGAATGATCTGATCCATGTCCTCTTTTAAGGAAGCTAGTTTTTGCTCGCTATCCGCGGACGTTTCACCGCGCACACCATAATAGCATTTGATCTTCGGTTCTGTTCCTGATGGACGTAAGCAAACCCAACTATCCTGTTCTAAAACAAATTTCATCATGTTTTCATTTGGCAGCTGGATTGCTTCTTTTTTAGCCCCTTCATTCAGTAAGGTGCGTTCACCTACCTCATAATCTTCTATTTGCTCAACCTTAACCCCTGCTATTTCTGTTAAAGGATTATGACGAATTTCATCCATAATAGTAGCTATTTGGTCAGATCCTTCTTTCCCTTTCAGTGTTAAGGAAGACATCCCTTCTAAATAATAGCCGTGTTTAACATACAAATCACTTAATGCATCCAGTAAGGTCTTCCCTTGTTTTTCCCAGTAATATGCCATTTCACAAGCCATAACAGCTGCTTGTACAGCATCTTTGTCACGAGCAAAGCTACTAATTAAATACCCGTAACTTTCTTCAAAACCAAAAACAAATGTTTCCCCGGTTGCGTCAAATTGGCGGATTTTCTCCCCAATATACTTAAAGCCTGTTAAGGTATCTATTGTTTCCACGTTATACGAATCGGCAATTGCCCGTCCCAGTTCCGTTGTTACGACTGTTTTAAGCATACGAGCTGTTTTTAATACGATTGGATCGCTATGAGCTAAGTTATAATCGAGTAACAATGCTCCCAATTGGTTCCCCGTTAAAACTTGATAGTCGCCTGAACTATTTTTCACCGCTACACCTAAACGATCCCCGTCTGGATCTGTTGCAAGTAAAATCGATGCATTACTTTTCTGTCCTTGCTTAATCGCATATGTAAAAGCTTGATGCTCTTCCGGATTTGGCGATTCCACTGTTGAAAACTCCGGATCTGGTTTCACTTGTTCTTCAACAACATCTACGTGTGAGAAATTTAATTGTTCCAGCCCTTTCATCACGAGGTTATTTGCCGTTCCGTGCAAAGGCGTAAAAACAATTGGTAACCCTTTGTCCTGCTTCTGTTCTTCAGGTTCCATTCTTGAAATTCGCTGTAATTCCACCAAATAGGCATTATCAATCTCGTCATTTATCCAATGTAACAATTCTCTTTCTTCCATTTCTTCTTGTTCCATAACTGGGACAGTTAATTCATTTTCGGTTTCTTCGATAGCCTCAATAATTTCGGTGGCCTCATCGGGTGTAATTTGACCGCCATCTTCGTTATATACCTTAAAGCCGTTGTATTCTGGTGGGTTATGACTTGCCGTAATCATGATACCCGCCACCGTACCAAGATGTCGTACTGCATAAGATAAAAGTGGCGTTGGGCGAATGGCATCAAATACACTTGCTTTTATACCATAAGCACCTAGGACTGTTGCAGCTTCTATTGCAAACTCCTGGGACATATACCTTGAATCATATGCGATAACGACACCTCGGTCCTTTACATTTACTCGATTCGCAAGTAAGTAGTTTGCCAGACCATTCACTGCCTTTCTCACTGTATAAATGTTCATCCGGTTGGTACCAGCTCCTAACACACCACGCATGCCGCCAGTTCCAAAGGTCAACTCTTTATAGAAGGCATCCTCTAGCTCCACTTTATGATCCTTTATTTTTTCTAATTCGCTTTTAAGGGACGGATCAAGCTTTTGAAACGAATCCCACTTTTGATAGACATTCTTCCAACTACTCATAATAAATGTATCCTCCAAATTATATAGATGGTGAAATTTTAGCATACTTTCGCATAATATTCTATGGGAGGGTTTAACGAAGTAATTTTAAGGTAAAAATAGGATAAGCGTACTTCCTATTCTGGTAAATAAAGGTTAGAATAGATTATACATAATTAATGAAAGAAAGTTGTGATATGCTTGTCTCAAAAACGATGGTTCCAAATAATGGTTTTCTTTATTTTACTATTTCTATTAATCTGGTTGATTTCGCTTACAGATTTTATCTTTATTCCTGTGCTACAAATTCTGGGGGCTATCGCTTTTCCAATGATTGGAGCTGGGCTTCTTTTTTATTTAACAAAACCAATCACCCAACTATTAGAAAAGTATAAAATCAATCGTGTCGTCTCTATTATTCTTGTGTTTCTACTTATAATCGTGCTCATCACCTTATTTATCTTTTATATATGGCCGATTGCGCAACGACAGATTTACAATTTAATTAATGCAGCTCCATCCATGTTTAAAATGGTGGAGGATTTTATTACGTATTGGCAGACGAATTATTCAGAAATTCCGGATCAAGTCATTACCTCAATTAATGACTTTATAGACGATATCCCAGGTCACCTTGAAAGTATTATAAATAATCTTTTCGGCTTTATTGGAAGCTTTATTGGGCAGGTATTCACAATTGTTGCTGGATTCGTGCTTATTCCTTTCTTTCTTTTCTTTATGTTAAAGGATGGGGAGAAATTAGCTCCTTTTATAACTAAAATTTTTGATGAAAAAAAAGCAAAGAATATTCGAAGTCTATTAAGTAAGGTAGATCATGTATTAGGTTCATTTATTCAAGGACAACTGATTGTTAGCTTTTGTGTGGGTATATTATTATTAATTGGCTACCTTATTATCGGATTAGAATATGCATTGGCGCTTTCCCTGTTTGCCATGTTAATGAATGTTATCCCCTATTTAGGACCATTTATTGCTGTAGCACCAGCATTAATTGTTGGAGCAATTCAAGATCCTACAAATCTCATTTGGGTTTCGTTAATCATGATAATTGCCCAGCAAATTGAAAGTACGTTGATTTCACCTAATGTAATGGGGCAAGTGTTAGATCTACACCCCTTAACCATCATAGTCGTAATCTTGGCTGCAGGAAGCCTTGCAGGGATTGTAGGTATCTTGTTTGCTGTACCATTCTATGCTACGCTAAAAACAATTATTGTTCATTTTTATGAGACCTATACGGAATCCAAGAAAAATAAAAAGGATGCTCTTATTTAACTATAATTTGGGGGGATATGTGTGACTAAATTAGAATTACAAGCAACATTGGATGAATTGAAATCCGATTACGCCCGTATCCAAGGTGATATGGATAAATTAGAATATGTAAAAGGAAGGGTTTCATCTGCGGAGGGACAATTAATTCGACTGGAAAAAGAAATTTCTGATACCAATCGACAACTTGACGAAATGAATGAAGAAAAAGCATGAAGCCATAGACGGCTTCATGCTTTTTCCTAACCATTATTTCGTTGGGTTTCTAGTTTCTCTTTCATTTTCTCTTGTTCTTTATCTGGAGGTGTTAAGCTTACAATCGTATCACCTACTGCAGGCACCGTTCGCATTTCTTCTGAATAGAATTTAAGCTGCCCGGATGGTTTAACCAAATACAACAACACCGTCGTATCTGCCTTATCCGCTAAATAGGTTTTATAATTGTATTGTGCTGTAAGCTTTGTTTGACGAAATACAAACCCAGCCTCAAGCTTTTCATTTAGAATATCCATTGGAAGCTTCTTATCAAATAATACTCTTCCTCCTACTTTCGATACAACTCCACTGGAATATCCATTTTCCAATTGTGTATACGGACTTATTTTAAATACATTTGTGCGACCATACTCAGGTATAAATGTTGTACATACCAACGAATTATGGGCGTGGTCGTCTGTCATCGTAATCAAATATTCATATGGCATGGTATCTAAGTTATATTCTGTCTGTTCTGAAAGCATGCTGCCATGATAAAACGGAACACCTGCTTTGCGAGCTAGGCGTAATTTATTCCACGATGAATCAGTAATAATAACCGGAATTTTAGATTTAGCTAATGACTTCGCAAGTTCTACTGTGAATGGATTACTGCCTACAATTAATGTACCTGGATTTCCTTCCATCGATAAACCAAGTTTCCTAGCAAGCCATCCAATAGAAAAACCATGTGCCACAACCGTAAAAAACACAAGCGCGAACGTAAGTGATGTCAAAATAGAGGCATCTGCGTAGCCTGCATCTAATAGTACTGTTGCAAAGTAACCAGAAACGGTTAATGCTACAATTCCTCTTGGAGCAATCCACCCGATTAATACTTTTTCATTGATCGATAAACTGGTACCGATTGTCGATAAGAAAATGGACAATGGCCGTACAATAAACATCATCAATAATACATATCCAATAATATTCGGACTTAATACTTGGAGTAATGTTTCCACTTCTAGTGACGCTGTTAGCATAATAAATATAGCTGATATTAATAGAACAGAGATGTTCTCCTTAAAGTGACGCATATCAGATATCGAGCTAACACCCATATTCGCTAGCGTAATACCCATTGCTGTCACCGACAGAAGACCAGTTTCATGCATAATTAAATCTGCACCAGTGAAACAGAAAATGACAACAACCACTACTGCTGGAGATTTCAAGAATTCTGGAATATGACCCGTTTCAAACATCCAGCCAAGTCCTTTACCACAAGCCCAACCAAAGATACCGGCAAATATAGATGCAGCAAAGAATAATAGTAGGGCAGCCCCATCTGGATCATTAGCAGTAATATAGACAATAATTTCAAAGGCAAAGACTGCTAATAGTGCACCGATTGGGTCAACAATAATACCCTCCCATTTTAATACCTTTGCGGGTCTCGGTTTTAACTTTGACTGACGTAGTAAAGGCATGATAACAGTTGGGCCTGTTACGATAAATAACCCACCGATAACAAATGCAACTGGCCATGACAAACCAGCTATATAATGAGCAGTTAGTGAGCCAAGAATCCAAGCAATAAATGCACCAACTGTAGAGATTCTAAAAACCGGTTTCCCCAGCCCTCTTAGTTCTTTAAAACTTAAATTGAGACTTCCTTCAAAAAGGATAAGCGCCACAGCCGCGGATATAAGCGGACTATATAAAGGACCAAAATTTTCTTCGGGATTAATAAGACCAAAAATTGGACCAATCAATAACCCCGTAATCGACATCGCTACAATTGCTGGTATACGATAACGCCAAGCTAACCATTGCGAACCAATCCCTAATAGGCCAATAAGTGTTATTTCAAACAAAAGTGATGATACCATTTGAGACCCCCCCTTACTGAGTAAATATAGAGACATTCTATAGGTGAACGGTCATAATGTAAACTGTTTTTTTGAAAAAGATTATTGTCTTATTTTGTTGAATTATAAGGTAAATGCGCAAAAGACGCGTTGACAACTTCTATTGGTATTGTTATGCTAAATTTTGTTTCTTTTGAGAAAGTAAAGTGTGTCAATGGATACGCTTTCTGTTATCTGATAATTTGATCAACTTGCATTTAAGATATATCGAAGGATATGTACGTGTACCACACGTTCGTAATAACAAAAACTCGGCATTTGCTATGCTTTTTGGCAAATGTCAAAGCCTGCACTTATGCACATGGGAATATTTTGTACTTTCCCATGTGCCAAAAAATGATATTCGGGGGACTAGTCAACATGAAAAAGGACGTATTCATCATCGGATTTATGCTATTTGCATTATTTTTTGGAGCTGGTAACTTAATTTATCCGCCTACGCTCGGGATTGATTCAGGAACTTCCTATTGGATGGCTATTAGTGGATTTATCATAACAGGGGTTGGACTTCCAATACTGGCAGTAGCAGCAACTTCCTTTGTGAAGAATGACGCTAGAGAATTAGCCGATAGGGTTCATCCATTATTTGGACTCATCTTCACTTCTATCGTTTATCTTGCTATCGCACCTTTTTTCGGTATACCACGTGCAGCAACGGTAGGATATGAAATGAGTATAGAACCATTTTTGGGCGGGGGTTCTACTGTTGCATTGTTTATCTTTACAGCGATATTCTTTATTTTTGTATTCATCGTTAGCTTAAATCCGTCCCAAATGGTTGATCATATTGGTCAATACCTGACACCGCTATTATTACTGGCAATCGTAGCTCTAAGCATCGGAGGGATTTTGGTATTGAACACACCATTATCCACACCATCACCAACGTATGAATCATCTCCATTTTTCACAGGTTTTGTTGAAGGGTATTTAACAATGGATGCCATCGCAGCGCTGGCTTTCGGTATCGTTGTCGTAAATGCTTTTAAAGATCGCGGGATTACATCAAGACACAATCTGGTAAAAGCAACCTTAAAAGCAGGAATTGTAGCGGGTGTGGGTTTAACAGCTGTTTATACATTTCTTGGCTGGCTCGGAACGCAAATGACGGCGCAGGATTCATTTACCAATGGTGGAGAAATTTTATCCGCTGCGGCAAACGTAATATTCGGAAATTTTGGAGCGTTACTCCTTGGCATCATTGTTACATTGGCATGTTTTACTACATCTGTGGGGCTTGTCGTAGCAGCTGGCCAATTTTTCACCAAAATCACCCGTTTTTCGTATAAATGGATTATTTCGATCGTGACGCTTGTAAGTTTTCTCATTTCCAATCAAGGGCTGGATACGATTATAAGCTTCTCTGTTCCAGTACTTACCTTTATTTACCCAATAGCTATTGTACTCATTCTGCTTACATTTATGCACAAATTATTTGGCGGGGAAACTGGTGTTTATCGTGGAGCCATACTGCTTACAGCCATCGTTAGTTTATATGATGGATTGGTGGCATTTGGTTTAGAGATGCCGACAATAGCAAGTTTTATGGAAAAATTGCCGTTTTTTGAACTTGGTTTAGGATGGCTTGTACCTGCTGTAATTGGAGGATTGATTGGGTTGATGGTTTCGAGAAATAAAGGCGATTTGAACACGGATTCTTAAAAGGTAGAAATCGGGATCGTTCACGCTTGATAGCTGTCTAATTCACGGACATATTGATTAAATATTTGGAAACACCTACAAATGTCCGTGAAATTCAACTAAATCCGAGGAAGTATCACCTGAATGTTCGAAGGGGGCTATCGAGTCAACCTGAATACGCCCGGCAGTTCAGAAAACACCGATCGAATTATCAAAGCATTACTCTTTTCTACTGGATCATTGACCGAACCTCGAAATACGGACCCTATTCATTCAATTCCTCAACCAAGGCCCGTCCTGCTACTGGGAGTCCATACGCGCAAGCCCAGGACGTACCGTATTTAGTCAACCTCACATTAAATTACAATTTATTTTATACTATTATAAATTTTTAGTCAATAATATAGCTAGTTTTAAACCACAATCAATATAAAATACGATGTTTGTCTATGTTGACTATTAGAAAACTTAGCATTTACCAAGCCTTTCGGTGAATACCAGAGCCCGTACTTATAAACAGGTAACTTTTCCTATCTGCCAAGCAAAAAAATGTGTTACTATTAATCTATGAAAAGGAGGTGCAACAGATGACTGTAAAAGAAGAAAAAATTCTGCAAACCTATTTTGGCTACGAATCGTTTCGCCCCGGGCAAAAAGAAACAATCGACCACATATCACAATTAAATAACACACTTGCTGTTATGCCAACGGGCGGCGGCAAATCCTTATGCTACCAAATTCCTGGCTTATCTTTGGATGGGACAGCAATCATTATCTCCCCGTTAATTTCACTTATGAAAGACCAGGTGGATGCTCTTTATTCATACGGAATTCCTGCTACATATATTAATAGCTCCCTATCAACAAGTGAACAGCAAACACGACTAAAGGACATTGCTGCAAATCGCTATAAATTTGTTTATGTTGCACCCGAGCGTTTTGAATCGATGGCATTTGTAAATACGATTAAAAATATTCCGCTTGCACTTGTAGCTTTTGATGAAGCACATTGTATTTCACAATGGGGACACGATTTTAGACCAAGCTACCGTTCCATCGTCCCTAATTTGAAAAAATTATCGAATATCCCAGTTTTTGTCGCATTGACTGCCACGGCAACAGAAGAAGTTATTTCAGACATCAAAAATTTGTTGCATATTGAAACAAATCATGTCGTCAATACGGGATTCGAGCGAAAAAATTTATCTTTTCACATTGTAAAAGGAAAGGATAAATCAACGTATGTGCGTTCTTTTTTAGAGGAACATAAAGACGAGTCGGGAATTATTTATACCTCAACAAGAAAGCAAGCTGATTCTCTATACGAACAGCTTACGAAACGTGGTGTTACAGTTGCGAAATACCATGCCGGTTTATCCGAGGATGAACGTAAACAAGCACAAGCTGCCTTCATTCATGATGAAAAATCTATCATGATCGCGACCAATGCTTTCGGGATGGGAATCGATAAATCGAATGTACGATATGTTATCCATTACGCCATGCCAATGAATATTGAATCCTATTATCAGGAGGCTGGAAGAGCTGGTCGTGACGGAGAACCGAGTGATTGTATTCTTTTATTCTCCCCACAGGACATTCAATTACAGAAATTTTTAATCGAACAGTCACTAATGGATGATGCTTCTAAACAACAGGAATACCGTAAATTACAGGCCATGATTAATTACTGTCATACCCATGGCTGTTTAACAACACAAATTCTGGATTACTTTAACGACACGGTCACACACGAAACATGTGGACGCTGCAGTAATTGTGTGGAACGTCAGGAACGAACGGATATTACCGAAGAAGCACAGATGATCCTGTCTTGCGTCAAGCGGATGGGCGAACGCTTTGGTGTTGGAATGACCGCCAAAGTGTTAAAAGGGTCCAAGGACAAAAAGATAAAGGATTTTCGCTTAGACCAGATTTCTACTTATGGCATATTGTCTGCTTATACGGAAAAGGGCTTGACAGAATGGATCCATTTTCTAATTGCGGAACAATTACTCGCAACGGAAGAAGGAAAGTTTCCGACTTTAAAATTGAATCAAAATTCGATAGAGGTACTAAAAGGAAAGCATTCTGTCTGGATGTTTACTGCCCCCATTCCTGTTAGTGAAGAAGCTGACTATCAAGAGACTTTATTCAACGAATTACGGGCATTACGAAAGCAAATGGCTGACGAGAAAAATGTTCCACCATATGTGTTATTTTCCGATGTAACATTAAAGGAATTAAGCCGTTATT
Proteins encoded:
- a CDS encoding phospho-sugar mutase, giving the protein MSSWKNVYQKWDSFQKLDPSLKSELEKIKDHKVELEDAFYKELTFGTGGMRGVLGAGTNRMNIYTVRKAVNGLANYLLANRVNVKDRGVVIAYDSRYMSQEFAIEAATVLGAYGIKASVFDAIRPTPLLSYAVRHLGTVAGIMITASHNPPEYNGFKVYNEDGGQITPDEATEIIEAIEETENELTVPVMEQEEMEERELLHWINDEIDNAYLVELQRISRMEPEEQKQDKGLPIVFTPLHGTANNLVMKGLEQLNFSHVDVVEEQVKPDPEFSTVESPNPEEHQAFTYAIKQGQKSNASILLATDPDGDRLGVAVKNSSGDYQVLTGNQLGALLLDYNLAHSDPIVLKTARMLKTVVTTELGRAIADSYNVETIDTLTGFKYIGEKIRQFDATGETFVFGFEESYGYLISSFARDKDAVQAAVMACEMAYYWEKQGKTLLDALSDLYVKHGYYLEGMSSLTLKGKEGSDQIATIMDEIRHNPLTEIAGVKVEQIEDYEVGERTLLNEGAKKEAIQLPNENMMKFVLEQDSWVCLRPSGTEPKIKCYYGVRGETSADSEQKLASLKEDMDQIIHEIRSFSEK
- a CDS encoding AI-2E family transporter, which codes for MICLSQKRWFQIMVFFILLFLLIWLISLTDFIFIPVLQILGAIAFPMIGAGLLFYLTKPITQLLEKYKINRVVSIILVFLLIIVLITLFIFYIWPIAQRQIYNLINAAPSMFKMVEDFITYWQTNYSEIPDQVITSINDFIDDIPGHLESIINNLFGFIGSFIGQVFTIVAGFVLIPFFLFFMLKDGEKLAPFITKIFDEKKAKNIRSLLSKVDHVLGSFIQGQLIVSFCVGILLLIGYLIIGLEYALALSLFAMLMNVIPYLGPFIAVAPALIVGAIQDPTNLIWVSLIMIIAQQIESTLISPNVMGQVLDLHPLTIIVVILAAGSLAGIVGILFAVPFYATLKTIIVHFYETYTESKKNKKDALI
- a CDS encoding SE1832 family protein gives rise to the protein MTKLELQATLDELKSDYARIQGDMDKLEYVKGRVSSAEGQLIRLEKEISDTNRQLDEMNEEKA
- a CDS encoding cation:proton antiporter; this encodes MVSSLLFEITLIGLLGIGSQWLAWRYRIPAIVAMSITGLLIGPIFGLINPEENFGPLYSPLISAAVALILFEGSLNLSFKELRGLGKPVFRISTVGAFIAWILGSLTAHYIAGLSWPVAFVIGGLFIVTGPTVIMPLLRQSKLKPRPAKVLKWEGIIVDPIGALLAVFAFEIIVYITANDPDGAALLLFFAASIFAGIFGWACGKGLGWMFETGHIPEFLKSPAVVVVVIFCFTGADLIMHETGLLSVTAMGITLANMGVSSISDMRHFKENISVLLISAIFIMLTASLEVETLLQVLSPNIIGYVLLMMFIVRPLSIFLSTIGTSLSINEKVLIGWIAPRGIVALTVSGYFATVLLDAGYADASILTSLTFALVFFTVVAHGFSIGWLARKLGLSMEGNPGTLIVGSNPFTVELAKSLAKSKIPVIITDSSWNKLRLARKAGVPFYHGSMLSEQTEYNLDTMPYEYLITMTDDHAHNSLVCTTFIPEYGRTNVFKISPYTQLENGYSSGVVSKVGGRVLFDKKLPMDILNEKLEAGFVFRQTKLTAQYNYKTYLADKADTTVLLYLVKPSGQLKFYSEEMRTVPAVGDTIVSLTPPDKEQEKMKEKLETQRNNG
- the brnQ gene encoding branched-chain amino acid transport system II carrier protein: MKKDVFIIGFMLFALFFGAGNLIYPPTLGIDSGTSYWMAISGFIITGVGLPILAVAATSFVKNDARELADRVHPLFGLIFTSIVYLAIAPFFGIPRAATVGYEMSIEPFLGGGSTVALFIFTAIFFIFVFIVSLNPSQMVDHIGQYLTPLLLLAIVALSIGGILVLNTPLSTPSPTYESSPFFTGFVEGYLTMDAIAALAFGIVVVNAFKDRGITSRHNLVKATLKAGIVAGVGLTAVYTFLGWLGTQMTAQDSFTNGGEILSAAANVIFGNFGALLLGIIVTLACFTTSVGLVVAAGQFFTKITRFSYKWIISIVTLVSFLISNQGLDTIISFSVPVLTFIYPIAIVLILLTFMHKLFGGETGVYRGAILLTAIVSLYDGLVAFGLEMPTIASFMEKLPFFELGLGWLVPAVIGGLIGLMVSRNKGDLNTDS
- the recQ gene encoding DNA helicase RecQ, with product MTVKEEKILQTYFGYESFRPGQKETIDHISQLNNTLAVMPTGGGKSLCYQIPGLSLDGTAIIISPLISLMKDQVDALYSYGIPATYINSSLSTSEQQTRLKDIAANRYKFVYVAPERFESMAFVNTIKNIPLALVAFDEAHCISQWGHDFRPSYRSIVPNLKKLSNIPVFVALTATATEEVISDIKNLLHIETNHVVNTGFERKNLSFHIVKGKDKSTYVRSFLEEHKDESGIIYTSTRKQADSLYEQLTKRGVTVAKYHAGLSEDERKQAQAAFIHDEKSIMIATNAFGMGIDKSNVRYVIHYAMPMNIESYYQEAGRAGRDGEPSDCILLFSPQDIQLQKFLIEQSLMDDASKQQEYRKLQAMINYCHTHGCLTTQILDYFNDTVTHETCGRCSNCVERQERTDITEEAQMILSCVKRMGERFGVGMTAKVLKGSKDKKIKDFRLDQISTYGILSAYTEKGLTEWIHFLIAEQLLATEEGKFPTLKLNQNSIEVLKGKHSVWMFTAPIPVSEEADYQETLFNELRALRKQMADEKNVPPYVLFSDVTLKELSRYFPVTKEDMLEIKGIGEKKYDQYGEAFLAVIQKWRENNPDVKKKIRIADTPAPAPKPKQRKTDDDRPSHMVSYQMFQSGKTLKDITVIREFSQQTIENHLFKAFKEGYPIAWGIFFNEEEEAAVMAAREEIDEPRLRPLKEALPEEYNYTMIKAVLVKNELM